A stretch of Ectothiorhodospiraceae bacterium BW-2 DNA encodes these proteins:
- a CDS encoding anhydro-N-acetylmuramic acid kinase — MTQSLYIGVMSGTSVDGIDLALTRFEPRFALLATHHTPFGPELRQRLEQLIQQPKIALTELGQTDALLGESYADAVTALLQQTQLSPSDIAAIGLHGQTIAHYPQAPYPFTLQLGDPNRVATRCGITVVADLRRRDIALGGEGAPLVPAFHQYLWHHPQRHRAVLNLGGIANLTLLPPAESAGTITGFDTGPANTLLDQWYRRHHPESPYHYDHNGHWGNQGRLIPELLQRLCQEPYFQRTPPKSCGRELFNLDWLLPQWQQEAAVDVQRTLYQLTVESVATAVERHAPDCQEVIVCGGGAANPLLRQQLTERLSCPVQSSDHYGLDPQWIEASAFAWLACQRVHGRAGNLPSVTGAREAAPLGAIYC, encoded by the coding sequence TTGACCCAATCGCTCTATATAGGCGTGATGTCTGGCACTAGTGTCGATGGTATCGATCTAGCGCTAACTCGATTCGAGCCCCGTTTTGCGCTCTTAGCCACCCACCACACCCCCTTTGGCCCCGAACTGCGCCAGCGGCTAGAGCAGCTCATTCAGCAGCCTAAGATCGCGCTAACCGAACTAGGTCAAACCGATGCTCTACTCGGCGAGAGCTACGCTGACGCCGTGACAGCGCTATTACAGCAAACCCAACTCTCGCCGAGCGACATTGCCGCCATCGGCCTCCACGGTCAAACGATCGCCCACTATCCGCAAGCCCCCTACCCCTTTACACTGCAACTAGGCGATCCTAATCGGGTTGCCACTCGCTGTGGCATCACGGTGGTTGCCGATCTACGCCGGCGCGATATCGCTTTAGGGGGCGAAGGGGCTCCCCTAGTTCCCGCCTTCCACCAATATCTATGGCACCACCCTCAGCGCCACCGAGCCGTACTCAATTTAGGTGGCATCGCCAACTTAACCCTGCTCCCCCCAGCTGAGTCGGCGGGTACGATTACCGGTTTCGATACCGGCCCAGCCAATACGCTACTCGATCAGTGGTATCGCCGCCACCACCCCGAATCGCCATACCACTACGATCACAATGGCCACTGGGGCAATCAAGGTCGCCTGATACCCGAACTGCTGCAACGACTCTGTCAGGAGCCCTATTTCCAGCGCACACCGCCGAAGAGCTGTGGCCGAGAGCTATTTAATCTCGACTGGCTCCTCCCCCAGTGGCAACAGGAGGCGGCAGTCGATGTGCAGCGAACACTCTATCAACTAACCGTTGAGAGTGTGGCTACCGCAGTAGAGCGCCATGCCCCCGACTGCCAAGAGGTCATCGTCTGTGGTGGCGGTGCTGCCAACCCACTACTTCGTCAGCAGTTAACCGAACGGCTAAGCTGCCCCGTACAGAGCAGCGATCACTACGGACTCGATCCGCAATGGATTGAAGCGAGTGCGTTTGCTTGGCTCGCCTGCCAGAGAGTGCATGGCAGAGCCGGTAACTTACCATCGGTCACCGGTGCTAGAGAGGCCGCGCCGTTAGGGGCGATCTATTGTTAA